From the genome of Periplaneta americana isolate PAMFEO1 chromosome 17, P.americana_PAMFEO1_priV1, whole genome shotgun sequence:
GGGCAGATAGAAACGCCGCTGACGAACGAGTTATAAAGACACTTGATTATAAAAACTTTTTCGAGACGGATTAGAAAACTTGTTGCAGGAATATGCGCACTTTTCCAAAGGAATGGACCCGAAGCAGGAGAAAGCATGACTCGGCCCTTGTACAAAGTACGAAGACACCGAAAGGGAAACACGACACCTCCCTCTTAGTTCAATGGGCAACACATTCAAATGAATCGAACAAAAGTAGATGACATATTCCACCTCCTGTAATGCGCCagaatatgaacaataaaatttgtacaaaattgtaatggGAAACACAGGAAGAACAGCCGAGGAAATTAAACATGATGTGAAATGAAAAAAGAGGGTGTAGATCTATTGCATGTAGTTTATTTgagttcagaatattaaaatatgtagcgTAATATGTAAAAGGGAAAGATCATTATGATGAGAGTACATGAAAAATGTGGGTATTTTTAATCTAGTGTGTGTTAAAAGTTTACAGCattgaaacaaattttatgtatAACAAGGTAAAATGATAACGAAACATCAAATCTTTAAATGTGACAAATATCTGCAGTTAGAAAAAAAGCATGTGGATGCATATTACAATACGTAATTTACGCCAATATAGGagttatggcgtaataaaattacatttgagaaaaaataatgttgaacattacaaattaaaaaaattaaactgttaGTGTAAACTTATGCTGcaaagattatatgtaatttaaaaaaagaaactaaGAGAAAgtgaaataacacaataaaacattATGTTAAAGGCCTAAAAAATCAGTTCTCATTATTTGTGGATAAAAATGCGTAAGTCCATTTCTTTAAGCCTTAATATCTAAGTGTAAATTAGATTATTTCGAAAAAAGCATTTCTAAAGCCAAGCTATTTGTTGGCTAGTATTTCATGGAACCAAACTTAATTTACTTGAAAGGAAAGTGTGAACTCTGCAAATATTCAAAGctcctttgcaaaaaaaaaaaaaaaaaaaaaaaaaaaaaaaaaaaaaaaaaactaagaaagtgGACTTAGGCAGTTTTTGCATTTGGGCCTCcaatttcaaatatttgcaatAGTGTGAATTGTTGATttagacaaaaacaaaatttcacattgCATGCAGAACTGCATACACAATGATGTCCCATGTCTCATTTTCAACAAATGTGTTGGTTACAATGTTGTTCGTGTGAATGATACGCTTATAATAAATTTGGTgttgtcttttcttttttttcacagAAACTCTTGATGTTAGATCCTAGTCAGAGAAAAGAAATTTTGTTAGAAGCAGCCCGGAATGGAGACATATTAGAGGTGTCAACGTTGTTGATGATGGGAACTCCAGTGGAAGACAACATACTTTGTGAGGCTTCGCGCCGAGGTCACATCCAAGTGACACAATTATTGCTCAACGTATTTCGAAATCTTTCCGCTGAGATTGAGCTCAATGTATTCGGAAGTGGATTTCCATACAGACAAACAATAACATTTGTTCATTGCGCTGCTTGGTCAGGATCAATCCCTCTCGTGGAAATTTTTCTTGCACGCGAAATAAACTTAAGCAGTCATTATGCGACACCAACTTTTCTGTTTGCGGCTCTGTCAGGATCACTGCCGCTGGTCCAGGCTTTCTTATCGTGGGGCGCGGAGCGAAATAGCACGGACACGAATGGTAACACGCCTATCACCTACGCTGCACTATCAGGATCTCTTTCTCTTGTTCAATATTTCATAGAGGCAGGAGAGGACCCGCTGCTCGTCGACACTAATGGATACAGCCTCATGTTTTTCGCTGCTCGATCGGGTTCCGAATCTTTGGTGAAATTCCTTGCATCCCTTGGTTTAAATCCTTTACAGAAGAACGCATACAATGAAACTCCTATTGCATATGCGATACATTCAGGATCACTTTCcatgttgaatatttttttagAGTGGGGAGCGAGCCCATCTTCAAAGAACAATCAGGGACTTTCACTGTTGCACATAGCAACGTCTGAAGATTACTTCCCACTTATTAAGCGTCTTATCACTGCGGGCGCTAATATAAACGCTATGGATGTAAATGGGAGAACACCGCTGCATTGGGCGGTATCTCGAGGTGACGTCCAAGTTACAGAGTTCCTTACCAATGCAGGCGCTAATACAGATACATTTGACGATGAAGGTATGACACCACTCCACACAGCGGCCAGTAACAGTGACTTAGAAATTGCTCAGCTACTTATCAAAGCAGGCGCTAGCACAGATGTTGTGGATATTCAAGGTGGTACACCGCTCCATTTGGCGGCATGGTGGGGTTATTGGGAAGTTGCTCAGCTTCTTGTCAAAGCAGGCGCTAACACAGATTTATTTGATATTCAACATATGACACCACTCCACTGGGCGACTTTGAAAAATCACCTGGAAGTGGTGCAGCTTCTTATCAAAGCAGGAGCTAGGATACATGTTTCTGTCCAATATCGTGTGACACCGCTCCACTGGGCGGCTAGTAATGGTCACTTTGAAGTTGCTCAGCTTCTTATCATTGAAAGAAATAGCACAGATATAGTTGACAATCTAGGTATGACACCACTCCAATGGGCAGCTAGTAATGGTCACTTTAATGTTGCTCAGCTTCTTATCAATGAAGGAGCTAGCTCAGATGTAGTTGACAATGAAGGTACGACACCACTCCACAGAGCGGCTGGTAATGGTCACTTTGAAGTTGCTCAGCTTCTTATCAATGAAGGAGTTAGCACAGATGTAGTTGACAATCAAGGTATGACACCACTCCACAGAGCGGCTGgtaatggtcattttgaagttGTTCAGCTTCTTATCAACGAAGGAGCTAGCACAGATGTAGTTGACAATCACGGTATGACACCACTCCACAGAGCGGCTAGTAATGGTCACTTTGAAGTTGCTCAGCTTCTTATCAACGAAGGAGCTAGCCCAGATGTAGTTGACAATCAAGGTATGACACCACTCCACAGAGCGGCTAGTAATGGTCACTTTGAAGTTGCTCAGCTTCTTATCAACGAAGGAGCTAGCCCAGATGTAGTTGACAATCAAGGTATGACACCACTCCACAGAGCGGCTAGTAATGGTCACTTTGAAGTTGCTCAGCTTCTTATCAACGAAGGAGCTAGCACAGATGTAGTTGACAATCAAGATATGACACCACTCCACAGAGCGGCTAGTAATGGTCACTTTGATGTTGCTCAGCTTCTTATCAACGAAGGAGCTAGCACAGATGTAGTTGACAATCAAGGTATGACACCAATCCACAGAGCGGGTAGTAATGGTCACACGAAAGTTGTTCAGGTCCTTATCAATGAAGACGCTAGCACAAACATAGAAGACAATGAAGGTATGACACCACTCCACTGGGCGGCTAGAAATGGTTACTTGGAAATTGCTCAGCTTCTTACCAATATAGGCTCCAGCACAAACATGGAAGACAATGAAGGTATGACACCACTCCACTGGGCGGCTAGAAATGGTTACTTGGAAATTGCTCAGCTTCTTACCAATATAGGCTCCAGCACAAACATACAAGACAATCAAGGTATGACACCACTCCACTGGGCGGCTAGAAATGCTCACTTGGAAATTGCTCAGCTTCTTACCAATATAGGCTCCAGCACAAACATAGAAGACAATCAAGGTATGACACCACTCCACTGGGCAGCTAGAAATGGGTATTTGCATGTCACTGAATGTCTTGTTAAAGCAGGTGCTAGTGTAGACTTGGCAAACAATAGAGGAGTCACAGCACTGCACTTGGCGGCGGTCATGGATCATTTGCCTGTTGTTCAATTTCTTATTAACAATGGCGCGAAACCAGCCTCTGTTGATAAACTTGGAAGGACAGCATTAGACTTGGCCAAGGTGCTAGAAAGAACAGAAGTTGCAAAATGGCTCTCACAAGTGAAGAAATGAGACAGTGTTGTAGTTGTGTGATGTTATCTTTAATGAAAAAATGATTGGATTTCAACTTGCATCACTACTTAACTAAATACTTTGTCGATTTCATTTCACtaaaattgaataattcataCTTGTTTTCAGGAGATTTTAATCCAAATTCTTCATGGGaagcaaatattattattttattattattattattattattattattattattattattattattattattattattttaattgttatgtaGGTTATGCATGgaagaataataatattgagttgtaaaatgtaatgtttatatatagtgaaataatatatacatatatacatccggtcgaggtgggttcctccaagtggtgaccgggggtgcaatggtggctctcgtgctcttcttttcggccatttttcgtcccatcaccaaccactcctcttcgttctctcttctttttcatcactatttctctccgccggccgccattgcatgcggaacgcccaccacatcatcacagccattttcacctctccatccccgctgtttttgttcttgccacgtccgccaccatgacgggatttgttaacaatgcctgatgaggctttattcttcttccccttctaattcttatatctattattaggttaagtttcttaggtttataactcccgtctcaccagcggggatctttcctatctccgtggtcctgtcccacggtttcgagcgcgacttccaacttgtgtggcccgacagggcgcccagcaacgaagcaagagtggacccttcatactgcccctatatgcaagtctaggtgcggagccaggaccagtagtcatgtacactcacgtggAATCCCAATGGGGGTCaggagcgacttaaacgtcccggtgaccgattctgctcgccggggcggatatatcgctccgacgtgttaccgctgacgtatgggtgtcgcagtgtaatcaaccacaagtcccctgaagctgcgtgcggtctcggattgctccggctttgggagggtcggtcggagttgccgcagtagtctggcacttgtattcggtgtagagtggggagccacgggcggttattcccgtggtaggggcataaagctgcgacacgcctctggtgtaagacttgccattaggtgtgtaatgaccagtttgaagggtaacttgcgtgaagtgggttgcttgggatcgggctgtgggggggtccccacggccggcacagaccgcgaagaattcTTAGGCgtctttttctttcgcccccccccccggtgacaggctgacgccgacagttccgtagggagggccagttcaaaatggcctcttcgcgctcctcttctcctccctcagaaaaaaataataaaaaacagaagacaggaattgatacgactggtggtcaaattttgacgaaaattgctatggacttggaccctgagaaagtaaatgtcaaagtgccgcctccgtagtttatcagtatcaccttggacggaacagaaaagacaatgaaaaacatcagtccattttacgtgagacgcgcactcgacggactcgttgggaaggtcaaaaatgcaactcgcctacgcaacggtagtctcctAGTCG
Proteins encoded in this window:
- the LOC138693483 gene encoding serine/threonine-protein phosphatase 6 regulatory ankyrin repeat subunit B-like → MAVSELVLIILGCFAAGDSLVLEPLTPHLVRVREGDSVTLEAYVETEEDNLWFFGPGSRKIGPSDHRVAITRDESTMQLSMLRVDRFQSGRYFLKGFDIRSNESLNWTVIVQVVPELHFSLVTASMCCVNVEESALSYGTAHYEDVTWDYEGCNVTIRSANQDVIKTYNQCEKLLMLDPSQRKEILLEAARNGDILEVSTLLMMGTPVEDNILCEASRRGHIQVTQLLLNVFRNLSAEIELNVFGSGFPYRQTITFVHCAAWSGSIPLVEIFLAREINLSSHYATPTFLFAALSGSLPLVQAFLSWGAERNSTDTNGNTPITYAALSGSLSLVQYFIEAGEDPLLVDTNGYSLMFFAARSGSESLVKFLASLGLNPLQKNAYNETPIAYAIHSGSLSMLNIFLEWGASPSSKNNQGLSLLHIATSEDYFPLIKRLITAGANINAMDVNGRTPLHWAVSRGDVQVTEFLTNAGANTDTFDDEGMTPLHTAASNSDLEIAQLLIKAGASTDVVDIQGGTPLHLAAWWGYWEVAQLLVKAGANTDLFDIQHMTPLHWATLKNHLEVVQLLIKAGARIHVSVQYRVTPLHWAASNGHFEVAQLLIIERNSTDIVDNLGMTPLQWAASNGHFNVAQLLINEGASSDVVDNEGTTPLHRAAGNGHFEVAQLLINEGVSTDVVDNQGMTPLHRAAGNGHFEVVQLLINEGASTDVVDNHGMTPLHRAASNGHFEVAQLLINEGASPDVVDNQGMTPLHRAASNGHFEVAQLLINEGASPDVVDNQGMTPLHRAASNGHFEVAQLLINEGASTDVVDNQDMTPLHRAASNGHFDVAQLLINEGASTDVVDNQGMTPIHRAGSNGHTKVVQVLINEDASTNIEDNEGMTPLHWAARNGYLEIAQLLTNIGSSTNMEDNEGMTPLHWAARNGYLEIAQLLTNIGSSTNIQDNQGMTPLHWAARNAHLEIAQLLTNIGSSTNIEDNQGMTPLHWAARNGYLHVTECLVKAGASVDLANNRGVTALHLAAVMDHLPVVQFLINNGAKPASVDKLGRTALDLAKVLERTEVAKWLSQVKK